The following proteins come from a genomic window of Microbacterium sp. JZ31:
- a CDS encoding Sir2 family NAD-dependent protein deacetylase: MPVPHLDDHTTADLGRAVEALAGRRVAVLTGAGVSTDSGIPDYRGQGAPRRTPMTAQTFLSDEAARRRYWVGSHLGWRAFTAAAPNPGHEALAELEREGIATGVITQNVDGLHLRAGSHRVVELHGTMRRVFCTHCGQVFDRRDIAERLEQTNPWITVPENVKLGPDGDVLPETAEGFVIPECTVCGGMLKPDVVFFGEFIPAEKFREAEQLLYSSQALLIAGSSLAVNSGIRFVERARRRKMPVVIVNRGETRADNRATVRIEAGTTEVLGELARALPAAR, translated from the coding sequence GTGCCCGTGCCCCACCTCGACGACCACACGACCGCGGATCTCGGCCGCGCGGTCGAGGCCCTCGCCGGCCGCCGCGTCGCCGTGCTGACCGGCGCCGGGGTCTCGACCGATTCGGGCATCCCCGACTACCGCGGTCAGGGTGCGCCCCGTCGCACTCCCATGACCGCGCAGACCTTCCTGAGCGATGAGGCCGCGCGACGCCGGTACTGGGTCGGCTCGCATCTGGGCTGGCGGGCGTTCACGGCCGCGGCGCCGAACCCCGGGCACGAGGCGCTCGCGGAACTGGAGCGTGAGGGCATCGCCACCGGCGTCATCACGCAGAACGTGGACGGCCTGCACCTGCGGGCCGGCAGCCACCGCGTCGTCGAGCTGCACGGCACGATGCGCCGGGTCTTCTGCACGCACTGCGGCCAGGTCTTCGACCGCCGCGACATCGCCGAACGGCTCGAGCAGACCAATCCCTGGATCACCGTGCCGGAGAACGTCAAGCTCGGCCCCGACGGCGACGTGCTTCCCGAGACCGCCGAGGGGTTCGTGATCCCGGAGTGCACGGTGTGCGGCGGCATGCTCAAGCCCGACGTCGTCTTCTTCGGCGAGTTCATCCCGGCCGAGAAGTTCCGCGAGGCCGAGCAGCTGCTGTACAGCAGCCAGGCGCTGCTGATCGCCGGGTCCTCGCTGGCGGTCAACTCGGGCATCCGCTTCGTCGAGCGGGCGCGACGGCGCAAGATGCCGGTCGTGATCGTCAACCGCGGCGAGACCCGCGCGGACAATCGCGCGACCGTGCGCATCGAGGCCGGCACGACCGAGGTGCTCGGCGAACTCGCCCGCGCGCTCCCCGCCGCCCGCTGA
- the serB gene encoding phosphoserine phosphatase SerB: protein MTARLLVVLDADSTLIRNEVIELIADEVGRGAEVAAATEAAMRGEVDFAQSLRSRVRELRGAPVASFAHVRARIEPTPGVTALIDAVHARDGLVGVVSGGFHEILDDLAPHLGVDLWRANRLVASDGALTGELDGPIVDAAAKREWMARWAEEHGVPLARTIAIGDGANDLLMLEAAGLGLAFNAKPAVRRSAPLVIGPVDLAQVIPLLPN, encoded by the coding sequence GTGACCGCGCGCCTCCTCGTCGTCCTCGATGCCGATTCCACGCTGATCCGGAACGAGGTCATCGAGCTCATCGCGGACGAGGTCGGGCGGGGCGCGGAGGTGGCCGCGGCGACCGAGGCGGCGATGCGCGGCGAGGTCGACTTCGCGCAGAGCCTGCGCTCCCGCGTGCGCGAGCTGCGGGGCGCGCCCGTCGCGTCGTTCGCTCACGTGCGGGCGCGGATCGAGCCGACGCCGGGTGTCACGGCGCTGATCGACGCGGTGCACGCGCGCGACGGGCTCGTCGGCGTGGTCTCGGGAGGGTTCCACGAGATCCTCGACGACCTGGCGCCGCACCTGGGGGTCGACCTGTGGCGCGCCAACCGACTCGTCGCCTCGGACGGCGCGCTCACCGGCGAGCTCGACGGGCCGATCGTCGACGCCGCGGCGAAGCGCGAGTGGATGGCGCGCTGGGCCGAGGAGCACGGTGTGCCGCTCGCCCGTACGATCGCGATCGGCGACGGCGCCAACGACCTCCTGATGCTCGAGGCCGCGGGCCTGGGCCTCGCGTTCAACGCCAAGCCCGCCGTGCGCCGCTCCGCTCCCCTGGTGATCGGCCCCGTCGACCTCGCCCAGGTCATTCCCCTGCTGCCGAACTGA
- a CDS encoding Lrp/AsnC family transcriptional regulator — protein sequence MASLDHVDLELLAALSEDPRATVVALAERLRLSRNTVQARMARLDKAGVFRSFERSISTSALGFPLEAFLAIGVRQVDLPRITDALASVPEVVQVHGLSGQTDLLALVACRDARHLFDVDARILGIEGVERTETSLVMSEAVPYRVSGLMQLARREP from the coding sequence ATGGCTTCCCTGGATCACGTCGACCTCGAGCTGCTTGCCGCGCTCAGCGAGGACCCGCGCGCCACCGTCGTGGCGCTCGCGGAGCGCCTGCGCCTGTCGCGCAACACCGTTCAGGCCCGCATGGCGCGCCTCGACAAGGCCGGCGTGTTCCGCTCGTTCGAACGCTCGATCTCCACCTCGGCCCTCGGCTTCCCGCTCGAGGCGTTCCTCGCGATCGGCGTGCGCCAGGTCGACCTGCCCCGTATCACGGACGCGCTCGCATCCGTTCCCGAGGTCGTCCAGGTGCACGGCCTGTCGGGTCAGACCGATCTGCTCGCGCTCGTCGCGTGCCGCGACGCCCGTCACCTGTTCGACGTGGACGCGCGCATCCTGGGCATCGAGGGCGTCGAGCGCACCGAGACGTCCCTCGTGATGAGCGAGGCCGTTCCCTACCGGGTGAGCGGCCTGATGCAGCTCGCGCGCCGCGAGCCGTAA
- a CDS encoding alpha/beta fold hydrolase, which produces MPVASPYSARLSEIPVVRREVDVLGGRTAYWTYGPDDAVTTVVAVHGFRGEHHGLEPVVAHLPGMRVIMPDLPGFGETPPLPGRRHDIEAYADWLDAFHAAVAPDSVILGHSFGSIVSSAAIARGLTTPRLILINPIGAPALEGPRGVLTRLAIFYYWAGARLPRAIGTWLLRTRIIVRVMSIAMAKTRERGLRAFIHDQHDRYFSNFADRDVLHDAFVTSVSHDVSQYAERITVPTLLVAADRDDITPIEAERALATRFADGRLVEISGVGHLIHYEKPAEAAEAIRAFLA; this is translated from the coding sequence GTGCCCGTCGCGTCGCCCTACTCTGCCCGCCTGTCCGAGATCCCCGTCGTGCGACGCGAGGTGGACGTCCTCGGCGGCCGCACCGCCTACTGGACGTACGGCCCGGACGACGCGGTAACCACGGTCGTCGCCGTGCACGGCTTCCGCGGCGAGCACCACGGTCTCGAGCCGGTCGTCGCGCATCTCCCCGGCATGCGCGTGATCATGCCCGACCTGCCGGGTTTCGGCGAGACGCCCCCGCTGCCGGGCCGGCGCCACGACATCGAGGCATACGCCGACTGGCTCGACGCCTTCCATGCCGCGGTCGCGCCGGACAGCGTCATCCTCGGCCACTCGTTCGGGTCCATCGTGTCGTCCGCCGCGATCGCACGCGGACTGACGACGCCCCGGCTGATCCTCATCAACCCGATCGGCGCGCCGGCGCTCGAAGGGCCGCGCGGCGTCCTGACCCGGCTCGCGATCTTCTACTACTGGGCGGGCGCCCGGCTGCCGCGCGCGATCGGGACGTGGCTGCTGCGCACGAGGATCATCGTCCGCGTCATGTCGATCGCCATGGCGAAGACGCGCGAGCGCGGCCTGCGCGCATTCATCCACGACCAGCACGACCGCTACTTCTCCAACTTCGCCGACCGGGACGTGCTGCACGATGCGTTCGTCACGAGCGTGTCGCACGACGTCAGCCAGTACGCGGAGCGGATCACGGTGCCGACCCTGCTCGTCGCCGCGGATCGCGACGACATCACGCCCATCGAGGCGGAGCGCGCGCTCGCGACGCGCTTCGCGGATGGGCGTCTCGTGGAGATCTCGGGCGTCGGCCACCTGATCCACTACGAGAAGCCGGCCGAGGCGGCCGAGGCGATCCGCGCCTTCCTGGCGTGA
- a CDS encoding 3'-5' exonuclease, translating into MVESRVEVETVVEVTPDRWTSRIGVFDLETTGVDVTQDRIVTAYVGLLDATGRVIHEEHWLADPGMDIPEGATAVHGITTAHARAHGRPAAEVVAEVTAALRTLLSAGIPVVAYNAAYDFSLLKCEGDRHGLQPLDSPAPVIDPLVIDKTLDRYRKGKRTLDVVAAHYAVPLDAAHEASADAIAAGRVALALAERFADRLPDDVLELHTRQIGWAREQAESLTEYFISIGRLEPSEALNGTWPVR; encoded by the coding sequence GTGGTCGAGAGCCGCGTCGAGGTCGAGACGGTCGTCGAGGTGACGCCGGATCGCTGGACGAGCCGGATCGGCGTGTTCGATCTCGAGACGACGGGCGTCGACGTCACGCAGGACCGGATCGTCACGGCCTATGTCGGGCTGCTCGACGCGACGGGACGCGTCATCCACGAGGAGCACTGGCTGGCCGACCCCGGCATGGACATCCCGGAGGGCGCGACCGCCGTGCACGGCATCACGACCGCGCATGCTCGAGCCCATGGACGTCCCGCGGCCGAGGTGGTGGCGGAGGTCACGGCGGCACTGCGCACCCTGCTCTCGGCCGGCATCCCGGTGGTCGCATACAACGCGGCCTACGACTTCTCGCTGCTGAAGTGCGAGGGCGATCGGCACGGACTGCAGCCGCTGGACTCCCCCGCGCCCGTGATCGATCCGCTCGTGATCGACAAGACCCTCGACCGCTATCGCAAGGGCAAGCGCACTCTCGACGTCGTCGCGGCGCACTATGCGGTGCCGCTCGATGCGGCGCACGAGGCGTCCGCCGACGCCATCGCCGCCGGCCGCGTGGCGCTCGCGCTGGCCGAGCGCTTCGCCGACCGCCTGCCCGACGACGTGCTCGAGCTGCACACGCGTCAGATCGGCTGGGCGCGCGAGCAGGCCGAGAGCCTGACGGAGTACTTCATCAGCATCGGCCGGCTCGAGCCCTCCGAGGCCCTCAACGGCACGTGGCCCGTCCGCTGA
- a CDS encoding histidine phosphatase family protein, with translation MTLLALVRHGQTDWNFELRIQGRTDIPLNDTGRAQALLAAETLRDGGWTRITSSTLQRAKETAQIIADELGLDAPDTHEGLVERDYGVGEGSLVADFHERYPTGEAPDSEPVEKVAERALRAVSEVADEAGDRPTIMVAHGGVIRALLRIATDGALPRQGERIENASVTVFRFTPEDGLTLESSSLVTPEVGA, from the coding sequence GTGACTCTCCTCGCACTCGTCCGCCACGGCCAGACCGACTGGAACTTCGAGCTGCGGATCCAGGGCCGCACCGACATCCCCCTCAACGACACGGGCCGCGCGCAGGCGCTGCTCGCGGCCGAGACGCTGCGGGACGGCGGATGGACGCGCATCACCTCGAGCACGCTGCAGCGCGCGAAGGAGACGGCGCAGATCATCGCCGACGAGCTCGGACTCGACGCCCCCGACACGCACGAGGGACTGGTCGAGCGTGACTACGGAGTCGGCGAGGGCTCGCTCGTGGCCGACTTCCACGAGCGCTACCCCACGGGCGAGGCCCCCGACAGCGAACCGGTGGAGAAGGTCGCCGAGCGCGCGCTGCGGGCCGTGAGCGAGGTGGCGGACGAGGCCGGAGACCGGCCGACGATCATGGTGGCGCACGGCGGCGTGATCCGCGCCCTGCTGCGGATCGCCACCGACGGCGCGCTGCCCCGCCAGGGCGAGCGCATCGAGAACGCCTCCGTGACCGTGTTCCGCTTCACCCCCGAGGACGGTCTCACCCTGGAGTCGTCGTCGCTGGTGACGCCGGAGGTCGGGGCGTAA
- a CDS encoding DNA topoisomerase IB, translated as MVRLRRSSPAQPGWTRRAVGRNFSYRDQNGDRLPEEDVERIRSLAIPPAWKDVWICPYPNGHLQAVGTDDAGRRQYLYHPEWRTRRDAAKFDRVLDFGRALGAARERVRDDLAQDGMPLERACALAVRLLDLGCFRIGNDVYADTNGSFGLTTLRRDHVTRHGRALVFAFTGKSGVDHRIEIEDEPVTAAVETLRRRRDESETLLACRNGTWRTLTSAMVNEYVREITGMDATAKDFRTWHATVLAAAEIAAGADELERSGRGGVTRRRRIVTDAMREVADFLGNTPTLARTSYVDPRVVSAFEEGRTISRAVRRSFDSFDERQLALERATRRLIREVDEA; from the coding sequence ATGGTGCGCCTGCGCCGCTCCTCCCCCGCTCAGCCGGGGTGGACGCGCCGCGCCGTCGGCCGCAACTTCTCGTACCGGGACCAGAACGGCGACCGCCTTCCCGAGGAGGACGTGGAGCGCATCCGGTCGCTCGCGATCCCGCCCGCGTGGAAGGACGTGTGGATCTGCCCCTACCCGAACGGGCATCTGCAGGCCGTCGGCACGGATGACGCCGGTCGCCGCCAGTACCTCTATCACCCCGAGTGGCGTACGCGCCGCGACGCCGCCAAGTTCGACCGCGTGCTCGACTTCGGCCGTGCGCTGGGTGCCGCGCGGGAGCGGGTGCGCGACGATCTCGCACAGGACGGCATGCCGCTCGAGCGCGCGTGTGCGCTCGCGGTGCGGCTGCTGGATCTCGGGTGCTTCCGCATCGGCAACGACGTCTACGCCGACACGAACGGAAGCTTCGGCCTGACCACCCTGCGTCGCGATCACGTCACGCGGCACGGGCGAGCGCTCGTGTTCGCGTTCACGGGCAAGTCGGGCGTCGACCACCGGATCGAGATCGAGGACGAGCCCGTCACCGCCGCCGTCGAGACCCTGCGGCGCCGCCGTGACGAATCCGAGACGCTGCTCGCCTGCCGCAACGGCACGTGGCGCACCCTGACGTCCGCCATGGTCAACGAGTACGTGCGCGAGATCACGGGGATGGACGCGACCGCGAAGGACTTCCGCACGTGGCACGCCACCGTGCTCGCCGCGGCGGAGATCGCCGCCGGCGCCGACGAGCTCGAGCGCTCCGGCCGCGGCGGCGTCACGCGACGTCGCCGCATCGTGACCGACGCGATGCGCGAGGTCGCCGACTTCCTCGGGAACACGCCGACGCTCGCCCGCACGTCCTACGTGGATCCGCGCGTGGTGTCGGCGTTCGAGGAGGGCCGCACGATCTCGCGCGCCGTGCGCCGCTCCTTCGACTCCTTCGACGAGCGTCAACTCGCCCTGGAGCGCGCCACGCGCCGACTCATCCGTGAGGTCGACGAGGCCTGA
- a CDS encoding alpha/beta fold hydrolase, with protein sequence MADIILIPGLWLDAASWDAVVPELEAAGHRAHPLTLPGVGAPASESADIGIADWVDAVVERVDAAEGPVVVVGHSGGGNVAWGVADRRPDKVARVVLVDTMPPPSGFGISEFPVVDGVVPFPGWDFFGEDAADLDAQTRQRTALRAKPVPARVPTDALQLGDDRRFAVPVTVLAGAQNEAELREMLAAWPAWGETFDAIESVEVVTLGTRHWPQFSKPDVLAAEIVKAAARA encoded by the coding sequence ATGGCAGACATCATCCTCATCCCCGGACTCTGGCTCGACGCCGCGTCGTGGGACGCTGTCGTTCCCGAACTCGAAGCCGCGGGGCACCGCGCGCACCCGCTCACGCTCCCCGGCGTCGGGGCACCCGCATCCGAATCCGCGGACATCGGCATCGCCGACTGGGTCGACGCCGTTGTCGAGCGAGTCGACGCGGCGGAGGGACCGGTCGTGGTCGTCGGGCACTCGGGCGGCGGAAACGTCGCGTGGGGCGTCGCGGACCGCCGGCCCGACAAGGTGGCGCGCGTCGTCCTGGTGGACACCATGCCGCCGCCGTCCGGATTCGGGATCTCGGAGTTCCCCGTGGTCGACGGCGTCGTGCCGTTCCCCGGATGGGACTTCTTCGGCGAGGACGCCGCCGACCTCGATGCCCAGACGCGCCAGCGCACGGCACTGCGGGCCAAGCCTGTGCCGGCCCGGGTGCCGACGGATGCGCTGCAGCTCGGCGACGACCGCCGGTTCGCGGTGCCGGTCACGGTGCTCGCGGGCGCCCAGAACGAGGCCGAGCTGCGCGAGATGCTCGCGGCGTGGCCCGCGTGGGGCGAGACATTCGACGCGATCGAGTCGGTCGAGGTCGTCACGCTCGGCACGCGGCACTGGCCCCAGTTCTCGAAGCCGGACGTCCTCGCCGCGGAGATCGTGAAGGCCGCGGCGCGGGCTTAG
- a CDS encoding ABC transporter ATP-binding protein, with amino-acid sequence MPPVLSFQDVVVRREGRNIVDGLTWAVNDDERWVVLGPNGAGKTTILQLADTLIHPTSGTVDILDERLGRTDVFELRPRIGFASAALARRIPADETVLNAVLTAAYSVLGRWNEQYENIDERRALRVLQEWRLDHLADRTFGTLSEGEQKRVQVARAIMTDPELLLLDEPTASLDLGSREVLVGLLSEYAKSPVTPALVMVTHHVEEIPPGFTHVLLLRDGKAVAAGPLAETLTEENLSETFGVQIKLSEDDGRYAARAH; translated from the coding sequence ATGCCCCCTGTGCTCTCCTTCCAAGACGTCGTCGTCCGCCGAGAAGGCCGGAACATCGTGGACGGTCTCACGTGGGCGGTGAACGACGACGAGCGCTGGGTCGTGCTCGGGCCGAACGGCGCCGGCAAGACGACGATCCTGCAGCTCGCCGACACGCTGATCCACCCGACGTCGGGCACCGTCGACATCCTGGACGAGCGGCTGGGGCGCACGGACGTGTTCGAGCTGCGTCCGCGCATCGGCTTCGCGTCGGCGGCTCTCGCGCGCCGGATCCCCGCGGACGAGACCGTGCTGAACGCGGTGCTCACCGCTGCGTACTCGGTGCTCGGCCGCTGGAACGAGCAGTACGAGAACATCGACGAGCGCCGCGCGCTGCGCGTGCTGCAGGAGTGGCGCCTCGACCACCTCGCCGACCGCACCTTCGGCACGCTGAGCGAGGGCGAGCAGAAGCGCGTGCAGGTCGCCCGCGCGATCATGACCGACCCCGAGCTGCTGCTGCTGGACGAGCCCACCGCGAGCCTCGACCTCGGCTCGCGCGAGGTGCTCGTCGGCCTGCTGAGCGAGTACGCCAAGTCGCCCGTCACGCCCGCGCTCGTCATGGTCACGCACCACGTCGAGGAGATCCCGCCGGGCTTCACGCACGTGCTGCTGCTGCGCGACGGCAAGGCCGTCGCGGCGGGCCCTCTCGCGGAGACCCTCACGGAGGAGAACCTGTCGGAGACGTTCGGCGTGCAGATCAAGCTCAGCGAGGACGACGGCCGCTACGCGGCCCGCGCCCACTGA
- a CDS encoding 2'-5' RNA ligase family protein — MKAALIVPVPELAAVDAHRAALDPSHASGVPPHVTIMFPFGTPDEIGVAGIARLAQAIQDVTAFEASFTFVGWFGQDVAWLRPRDDSGFRRLTSAVQAAFPEFEPYEGAHDDVVPHLTIGTVPPAQHHTLRAAIGEVERALPLRTFVDAIH, encoded by the coding sequence ATGAAGGCCGCCCTCATCGTGCCGGTTCCGGAGCTCGCCGCCGTCGATGCTCATCGCGCCGCGCTGGATCCGTCGCACGCTTCGGGCGTGCCGCCGCACGTGACCATCATGTTCCCCTTCGGCACGCCCGACGAGATCGGGGTCGCCGGCATCGCGCGCCTCGCACAAGCGATCCAGGACGTCACGGCGTTCGAGGCGTCCTTCACGTTCGTCGGCTGGTTCGGTCAAGACGTGGCATGGCTGCGGCCGCGCGACGACTCGGGCTTCCGGCGCCTGACCTCCGCGGTGCAGGCGGCGTTCCCCGAGTTCGAGCCATACGAAGGGGCCCACGACGACGTCGTGCCGCACCTCACGATCGGTACCGTGCCGCCGGCACAGCACCATACGCTGCGTGCGGCCATCGGAGAGGTCGAGCGGGCTCTTCCCCTCCGCACGTTCGTGGACGCGATCCACTAG
- the fabG gene encoding 3-oxoacyl-ACP reductase FabG encodes MSTDNSGRVVLVTGGNRGIGRAIAERFVKEGYRVAVTARSGEGPEGTLTVRADVTDAAAVDAAFTEVEQQLGPVEVVVANAGITKDTLLLRMSEDDFDSVVATNLGGSFRVVKRASKGMLKARFGRVILISSVVGLLGSAGQINYSSSKSALVGFARSLTRELGARGITANVVAPGFIETDMTAELSEELQAEYRKSIPAGRYGSADEVAAAVTWLASDDAAYISGAVIPVDGGLGMGH; translated from the coding sequence GTGAGCACCGACAATTCCGGCCGTGTCGTCCTCGTCACCGGCGGCAACCGTGGCATCGGCCGTGCGATCGCCGAGCGGTTCGTGAAGGAGGGCTACCGCGTCGCTGTGACCGCTCGTAGCGGCGAGGGTCCCGAGGGGACGCTGACGGTGCGCGCCGATGTCACGGATGCGGCCGCGGTCGATGCGGCGTTCACCGAGGTCGAGCAGCAGCTCGGCCCGGTCGAGGTCGTCGTGGCCAACGCGGGCATCACGAAGGACACGCTGCTGCTGCGGATGAGCGAGGACGACTTCGACAGCGTCGTCGCGACCAACCTCGGCGGTTCCTTCCGCGTGGTCAAGCGCGCCTCGAAGGGCATGCTGAAGGCGCGCTTCGGCCGGGTCATCCTGATCTCGAGCGTCGTGGGCCTTCTCGGCTCCGCCGGGCAGATCAACTACTCGTCGTCCAAGAGCGCGCTCGTCGGCTTCGCGCGTTCGCTCACCCGCGAGCTCGGCGCGCGCGGCATCACCGCGAACGTCGTGGCCCCCGGGTTCATCGAGACCGACATGACCGCGGAGCTGTCCGAGGAACTGCAGGCCGAGTACCGCAAGTCGATCCCCGCGGGCCGCTACGGCAGCGCCGACGAGGTCGCCGCGGCCGTGACCTGGCTCGCGTCGGACGACGCCGCGTACATCTCCGGTGCCGTGATCCCCGTCGACGGCGGCCTCGGCATGGGGCACTAA
- a CDS encoding TrmH family RNA methyltransferase — MFPIDDPGDPRLADYRDLTDVALRRVLEPEGGLYMAESAKVLARALAAGHRPRSVLTQGRWVPELTDVLAGHDDVPVYVVPAAVAEGVTGYAVHRGVLAAMHRPEPRAVADVLAGARLAVILEDIVDHTNVGAAFRAAAGLGADAVLVTPRCADPLYRRSVRVSMGTVFQVPWTRLPEWPEAREQLHEAGFHIAALALAEDAVSLDDFAADPPARVALLMGAEGDGLSRRALAAADSVVTIPMSGGVDSLNVASASAVALWAVSRGRRG; from the coding sequence ATGTTCCCCATCGACGACCCAGGCGATCCCCGGCTCGCGGACTACCGCGATCTGACCGACGTCGCGCTGCGGCGCGTCCTCGAGCCCGAGGGCGGGCTCTACATGGCCGAGTCGGCGAAGGTGCTCGCGCGCGCGCTCGCTGCGGGGCACCGGCCGCGCTCGGTGCTGACGCAGGGGCGCTGGGTGCCCGAGCTGACGGATGTGCTCGCGGGGCACGACGACGTGCCGGTGTACGTCGTGCCCGCCGCCGTCGCGGAGGGCGTCACGGGCTACGCGGTGCACCGCGGTGTGCTGGCCGCGATGCACCGGCCCGAGCCCAGAGCGGTCGCCGACGTCCTCGCCGGGGCCCGACTCGCGGTCATCCTGGAGGACATCGTCGACCACACGAACGTGGGCGCGGCGTTCCGCGCTGCCGCAGGCCTCGGAGCGGACGCCGTGCTCGTGACGCCGCGCTGCGCCGATCCGCTCTACCGGCGCAGCGTGCGGGTGAGCATGGGAACGGTGTTCCAGGTGCCGTGGACGCGTCTTCCCGAATGGCCCGAGGCCCGTGAGCAGCTGCACGAGGCGGGGTTCCACATCGCCGCGCTCGCGCTCGCCGAGGACGCCGTCTCCCTCGACGACTTCGCCGCAGATCCGCCGGCGCGGGTGGCGCTGCTGATGGGTGCCGAGGGAGACGGACTGTCGCGGCGGGCGCTGGCGGCGGCAGACTCGGTCGTGACGATCCCGATGTCGGGCGGCGTCGACTCGCTCAACGTGGCCTCCGCCAGCGCCGTCGCGCTGTGGGCCGTGAGCCGCGGCCGGCGCGGCTGA
- a CDS encoding DUF3099 domain-containing protein: MNASRKEHSAQSATSLPVAPADDAGARVRNYLLTMGIRIACLLLMVLVTPYGWYSFVFAAGAIFLPYFAVVGANAASARSAVGAVHPEAAAIEAAAPEAERQEERPTPPTVIRITESPRKPAEGGPDRT; this comes from the coding sequence TTGAACGCCTCCCGCAAAGAGCACTCCGCCCAGTCGGCGACGTCACTGCCCGTCGCTCCGGCAGACGACGCGGGCGCGCGCGTGCGCAACTACCTGCTCACCATGGGCATCCGCATCGCGTGCCTGCTGCTGATGGTGCTCGTCACCCCGTACGGCTGGTACAGCTTCGTCTTCGCCGCGGGGGCGATCTTCCTGCCGTACTTCGCCGTGGTCGGCGCCAACGCCGCCAGCGCCCGCAGCGCAGTCGGCGCCGTGCATCCCGAGGCCGCGGCGATCGAGGCGGCCGCTCCGGAAGCCGAGCGGCAGGAGGAGCGCCCCACGCCGCCCACGGTCATCCGGATCACCGAGTCGCCGCGGAAGCCGGCCGAAGGCGGGCCGGACCGCACATGA
- a CDS encoding SGNH/GDSL hydrolase family protein, translated as MSDDAVRSPFVANPEPHPWRRFVAIGDSFTEGIGDPEPGSPGGHRGWADRVAEVLSRQVEDFAYANLAVRGRLIAQIVDEQIEPAMALKPDLVTFCAGGNDVIRPGGDPDEVASLFESAVERLGSGGATVVIFTGIDTRFTPVFRPLRGRVAIYNENLRAIADQYDCIVADQWALKSIQDMRFFDDDRLHMNPLGHHEVARMVLRALNVPNDLQPMQPDPLPPSTWRQARAHDLVWARTHLVPWVLRRLRHQSSGDNVTAKRPEAVPLGTIKPLV; from the coding sequence ATGTCCGATGACGCTGTCCGCAGTCCGTTCGTGGCGAACCCGGAGCCCCACCCGTGGCGACGCTTCGTCGCGATCGGCGACTCGTTCACGGAGGGCATCGGCGACCCGGAGCCCGGCTCGCCCGGCGGGCACCGCGGCTGGGCGGACCGCGTCGCCGAGGTGCTGTCCCGCCAGGTCGAGGACTTCGCGTACGCCAACCTTGCGGTGCGCGGGCGCCTGATCGCGCAGATCGTCGACGAGCAGATCGAGCCGGCCATGGCGCTCAAGCCCGACCTCGTGACGTTCTGTGCGGGCGGCAACGACGTCATCCGGCCCGGCGGCGATCCGGACGAGGTCGCGTCGCTGTTCGAGAGCGCCGTCGAGCGGCTCGGCAGCGGGGGCGCGACGGTCGTGATCTTCACCGGCATCGACACGCGCTTCACGCCTGTCTTCCGTCCGCTGCGGGGTCGCGTCGCGATCTACAACGAGAACCTGCGCGCGATCGCCGATCAGTACGACTGCATCGTGGCGGATCAGTGGGCCCTGAAGTCGATCCAGGACATGCGGTTCTTCGACGACGACCGGCTGCACATGAACCCGCTCGGCCACCACGAGGTCGCCCGCATGGTGCTGCGCGCGCTCAACGTGCCGAACGACCTGCAGCCCATGCAGCCGGACCCGCTCCCGCCGTCGACGTGGCGGCAGGCGCGCGCGCACGACCTCGTGTGGGCGCGCACCCACCTCGTGCCGTGGGTGCTGCGGCGCCTGCGACACCAGTCCTCGGGCGATAACGTCACGGCGAAGCGTCCCGAGGCCGTGCCGCTCGGCACGATCAAGCCGCTCGTCTGA
- a CDS encoding type B 50S ribosomal protein L31, giving the protein MKTDIHPEYKAVVFRDLGSGETFLTRSTVTSDKTIELDGVEYPVIDVEISSASHPFYTGKQRIMDSAGRVEKFNQRFKNFGSK; this is encoded by the coding sequence ATGAAGACTGACATCCACCCCGAGTACAAGGCGGTCGTGTTCCGCGACCTCGGTTCGGGCGAGACCTTCCTCACCCGTTCGACCGTGACCAGCGACAAGACCATCGAGCTCGACGGCGTCGAGTACCCGGTGATCGACGTCGAGATCTCGTCGGCGTCGCACCCGTTCTACACGGGCAAGCAGCGCATCATGGACTCGGCCGGCCGCGTCGAGAAGTTCAACCAGCGCTTCAAGAACTTCGGCTCCAAGTAA